A single Antechinus flavipes isolate AdamAnt ecotype Samford, QLD, Australia chromosome 5, AdamAnt_v2, whole genome shotgun sequence DNA region contains:
- the NAB2 gene encoding NGFI-A-binding protein 2 isoform X3: MHRAPSPTAEQPPGGGDSARRTPQPRAKPSAPTMALPRTLGELQLYRVLQRANLLSYYETFIQQGGDDVQQLCEAGEEEFLEIMALVGMATKPLHVRRLQKALREWATNPGLFSQPVPAVPVSSIPLFKISETAGGRKGSMSNGHGSPGDKAGSARSFSPKSPLELGEKLSPLPGGQGGGDPRVWAGGSTPESDVGAGGEEEASSPPFSPPAGGGVSEGSGAGAVGGGSDRLEPEMVRMVIESVERLIRSFPRGDAGEVTSLLKLNKKLARSVGHIFEMDDNDSHKEEEIRKYSIIYGRFDSKRREGKQLSLHELTINEAAAQFCMRDNTLLLRRVELFSLSRQVARESTYLSSLKGSRLHTEEMGGPPLKKLKQEVGEQSHSEILQPPPGPESYGPLYRPSLEEDSASLSGESLDGHLQEFEEGLLERCPAPGTHPALVEGRRASVKVEAEASRQ, from the exons ATGCACAGGGCGCCCTCCCCTACAGCTGAGCAGCCGCCGGGCGGAGGGGACAGCGCCCGCCGGACCCCGCAACCCCGAGCCAA GCCCAGTGCTCCAACCATGGCCCTTCCCCGGACCCTGGGGGAGCTGCAGCTGTATCGGGTCCTGCAGCGCGCCAACCTCTTGTCCTACTACGAGACCTTCATCCAGCAGGGAGGGGACGACGTTCAGCAGCTGTGTGAGGCGGGAGAAGAAGAGTTCCTGGAGATCATGGCCTTGGTGGGCATGGCCACCAAGCCGCTCCATGTCCGCCGCCTGCAGAAGGCCTTAAGGGAGTGGGCCACTAACCCGGGGCTCTTCAGTCAGCCTGTACCCGCTGTGCCCGTTTCCAGCATCCCTCTCTTTAAGATCTCCGAGACAGCAGGGGGTCGAAAAGGAAGCATGAGCAATGGACACGGAAGCCCAGGAGACAAGGCAGGCAGTGCCAGAAGCTTCAGTCCCAAGAGTCCCCTAGAACTGGGAGAGAAGCTCTCTCCCTTGCCCGGGGGCCAGGGAGGCGGAGATCCCCGCGTCTGGGCTGGCGGGAGCACTCCTGAGTCGGACGTTGGTGCTGGTGGAGAGGAAGAGGCCAGCTcgcctcctttctccccacctgCTGGGGGAGGGGTCTCGGAAGGGTCGGGGGCCGGTGCGGTGGGAGGTGGTTCGGACCGACTCGAGCCAGAGATGGTCCGAATGGTGATCGAGAGCGTGGAGCGGCTCATCCGGAGCTTCCCCCGGGGAGATGCCGGGGAGGTGACATCCCTCCTCAAGCTGAACAAGAAGCTCGCTCGAAGCGTCGGGCACATCTTTGAAATGGATGACAATGACAGTCACAAAGAGGAAGAAATCAGAAAGTACAGCATTATCTATGGACGCTTTGATTCCAAGCGCAGGGAAGGCAAGCAGCTCAGCCTACATGAG TTGACCATCAATGAGGCAGCTGCCCAGTTCTGCATGAGGGACAACACACTCCTACTCCGGAGAGTAGAGCTCTTTTCTCTGTCTCGTCAAGTGGCCCGGGAGAGTACCTACCTCTCCTCTCTCAAGGGTTCCAG GTTGCACACAGAAGAGATGGGGGGGCCAccactgaagaaactgaagcaggag GTTGGGGAGCAGAGTCACTCTGAAATTCTCCAGCCCCCTCCGGGGCCCGAGTCCTATGGCCCACTGTACCGCCCCAGCTTGGAGGAGGATAGTGCCAGCCTATCTGGAGAGAGTCTGGACGGGCACTTACAAG AGTTTGAAGAGGGCTTGTTGGAGCGGTGTCCTGCCCCGGGGACCCACCCAGCCCTGGTCGAGGGCAGAAGGGCCAGTGTAAAGGTGGAGGCTGAAGCCAGCCGGCAGTGA
- the NAB2 gene encoding NGFI-A-binding protein 2 isoform X2 yields the protein MALPRTLGELQLYRVLQRANLLSYYETFIQQGGDDVQQLCEAGEEEFLEIMALVGMATKPLHVRRLQKALREWATNPGLFSQPVPAVPVSSIPLFKISETAGGRKGSMSNGHGSPGDKAGSARSFSPKSPLELGEKLSPLPGGQGGGDPRVWAGGSTPESDVGAGGEEEASSPPFSPPAGGGVSEGSGAGAVGGGSDRLEPEMVRMVIESVERLIRSFPRGDAGEVTSLLKLNKKLARSVGHIFEMDDNDSHKEEEIRKYSIIYGRFDSKRREGKQLSLHELTINEAAAQFCMRDNTLLLRRVELFSLSRQVARESTYLSSLKGSRLHTEEMGGPPLKKLKQEVGEQSHSEILQPPPGPESYGPLYRPSLEEDSASLSGESLDGHLQAVGCPRLTPPPADLPLALPAHGLWSRHILQQTLMDEGLRLARLVSHDRVGRLSPCLPAKPPLAEFEEGLLERCPAPGTHPALVEGRRASVKVEAEASRQ from the exons ATGGCCCTTCCCCGGACCCTGGGGGAGCTGCAGCTGTATCGGGTCCTGCAGCGCGCCAACCTCTTGTCCTACTACGAGACCTTCATCCAGCAGGGAGGGGACGACGTTCAGCAGCTGTGTGAGGCGGGAGAAGAAGAGTTCCTGGAGATCATGGCCTTGGTGGGCATGGCCACCAAGCCGCTCCATGTCCGCCGCCTGCAGAAGGCCTTAAGGGAGTGGGCCACTAACCCGGGGCTCTTCAGTCAGCCTGTACCCGCTGTGCCCGTTTCCAGCATCCCTCTCTTTAAGATCTCCGAGACAGCAGGGGGTCGAAAAGGAAGCATGAGCAATGGACACGGAAGCCCAGGAGACAAGGCAGGCAGTGCCAGAAGCTTCAGTCCCAAGAGTCCCCTAGAACTGGGAGAGAAGCTCTCTCCCTTGCCCGGGGGCCAGGGAGGCGGAGATCCCCGCGTCTGGGCTGGCGGGAGCACTCCTGAGTCGGACGTTGGTGCTGGTGGAGAGGAAGAGGCCAGCTcgcctcctttctccccacctgCTGGGGGAGGGGTCTCGGAAGGGTCGGGGGCCGGTGCGGTGGGAGGTGGTTCGGACCGACTCGAGCCAGAGATGGTCCGAATGGTGATCGAGAGCGTGGAGCGGCTCATCCGGAGCTTCCCCCGGGGAGATGCCGGGGAGGTGACATCCCTCCTCAAGCTGAACAAGAAGCTCGCTCGAAGCGTCGGGCACATCTTTGAAATGGATGACAATGACAGTCACAAAGAGGAAGAAATCAGAAAGTACAGCATTATCTATGGACGCTTTGATTCCAAGCGCAGGGAAGGCAAGCAGCTCAGCCTACATGAG TTGACCATCAATGAGGCAGCTGCCCAGTTCTGCATGAGGGACAACACACTCCTACTCCGGAGAGTAGAGCTCTTTTCTCTGTCTCGTCAAGTGGCCCGGGAGAGTACCTACCTCTCCTCTCTCAAGGGTTCCAG GTTGCACACAGAAGAGATGGGGGGGCCAccactgaagaaactgaagcaggag GTTGGGGAGCAGAGTCACTCTGAAATTCTCCAGCCCCCTCCGGGGCCCGAGTCCTATGGCCCACTGTACCGCCCCAGCTTGGAGGAGGATAGTGCCAGCCTATCTGGAGAGAGTCTGGACGGGCACTTACAAG CTGTGGGGTGCCCAAGGCTGACGCCTCCCCCTGCTGACCTGCCCCTGGCACTGCCCGCCCATGGGTTGTGGAGCCGCCACATCCTGCAGCAGACTCTGATGGACGAGGGGCTGCGGCTTGCCCGCCTTGTCTCCCACGACCGCGTGGGCAGACTCAGCCCTTGTCTGCCTGCGAAGCCACCCCTCGCAG AGTTTGAAGAGGGCTTGTTGGAGCGGTGTCCTGCCCCGGGGACCCACCCAGCCCTGGTCGAGGGCAGAAGGGCCAGTGTAAAGGTGGAGGCTGAAGCCAGCCGGCAGTGA
- the NAB2 gene encoding NGFI-A-binding protein 2 isoform X1, giving the protein MHRAPSPTAEQPPGGGDSARRTPQPRAKPSAPTMALPRTLGELQLYRVLQRANLLSYYETFIQQGGDDVQQLCEAGEEEFLEIMALVGMATKPLHVRRLQKALREWATNPGLFSQPVPAVPVSSIPLFKISETAGGRKGSMSNGHGSPGDKAGSARSFSPKSPLELGEKLSPLPGGQGGGDPRVWAGGSTPESDVGAGGEEEASSPPFSPPAGGGVSEGSGAGAVGGGSDRLEPEMVRMVIESVERLIRSFPRGDAGEVTSLLKLNKKLARSVGHIFEMDDNDSHKEEEIRKYSIIYGRFDSKRREGKQLSLHELTINEAAAQFCMRDNTLLLRRVELFSLSRQVARESTYLSSLKGSRLHTEEMGGPPLKKLKQEVGEQSHSEILQPPPGPESYGPLYRPSLEEDSASLSGESLDGHLQAVGCPRLTPPPADLPLALPAHGLWSRHILQQTLMDEGLRLARLVSHDRVGRLSPCLPAKPPLAEFEEGLLERCPAPGTHPALVEGRRASVKVEAEASRQ; this is encoded by the exons ATGCACAGGGCGCCCTCCCCTACAGCTGAGCAGCCGCCGGGCGGAGGGGACAGCGCCCGCCGGACCCCGCAACCCCGAGCCAA GCCCAGTGCTCCAACCATGGCCCTTCCCCGGACCCTGGGGGAGCTGCAGCTGTATCGGGTCCTGCAGCGCGCCAACCTCTTGTCCTACTACGAGACCTTCATCCAGCAGGGAGGGGACGACGTTCAGCAGCTGTGTGAGGCGGGAGAAGAAGAGTTCCTGGAGATCATGGCCTTGGTGGGCATGGCCACCAAGCCGCTCCATGTCCGCCGCCTGCAGAAGGCCTTAAGGGAGTGGGCCACTAACCCGGGGCTCTTCAGTCAGCCTGTACCCGCTGTGCCCGTTTCCAGCATCCCTCTCTTTAAGATCTCCGAGACAGCAGGGGGTCGAAAAGGAAGCATGAGCAATGGACACGGAAGCCCAGGAGACAAGGCAGGCAGTGCCAGAAGCTTCAGTCCCAAGAGTCCCCTAGAACTGGGAGAGAAGCTCTCTCCCTTGCCCGGGGGCCAGGGAGGCGGAGATCCCCGCGTCTGGGCTGGCGGGAGCACTCCTGAGTCGGACGTTGGTGCTGGTGGAGAGGAAGAGGCCAGCTcgcctcctttctccccacctgCTGGGGGAGGGGTCTCGGAAGGGTCGGGGGCCGGTGCGGTGGGAGGTGGTTCGGACCGACTCGAGCCAGAGATGGTCCGAATGGTGATCGAGAGCGTGGAGCGGCTCATCCGGAGCTTCCCCCGGGGAGATGCCGGGGAGGTGACATCCCTCCTCAAGCTGAACAAGAAGCTCGCTCGAAGCGTCGGGCACATCTTTGAAATGGATGACAATGACAGTCACAAAGAGGAAGAAATCAGAAAGTACAGCATTATCTATGGACGCTTTGATTCCAAGCGCAGGGAAGGCAAGCAGCTCAGCCTACATGAG TTGACCATCAATGAGGCAGCTGCCCAGTTCTGCATGAGGGACAACACACTCCTACTCCGGAGAGTAGAGCTCTTTTCTCTGTCTCGTCAAGTGGCCCGGGAGAGTACCTACCTCTCCTCTCTCAAGGGTTCCAG GTTGCACACAGAAGAGATGGGGGGGCCAccactgaagaaactgaagcaggag GTTGGGGAGCAGAGTCACTCTGAAATTCTCCAGCCCCCTCCGGGGCCCGAGTCCTATGGCCCACTGTACCGCCCCAGCTTGGAGGAGGATAGTGCCAGCCTATCTGGAGAGAGTCTGGACGGGCACTTACAAG CTGTGGGGTGCCCAAGGCTGACGCCTCCCCCTGCTGACCTGCCCCTGGCACTGCCCGCCCATGGGTTGTGGAGCCGCCACATCCTGCAGCAGACTCTGATGGACGAGGGGCTGCGGCTTGCCCGCCTTGTCTCCCACGACCGCGTGGGCAGACTCAGCCCTTGTCTGCCTGCGAAGCCACCCCTCGCAG AGTTTGAAGAGGGCTTGTTGGAGCGGTGTCCTGCCCCGGGGACCCACCCAGCCCTGGTCGAGGGCAGAAGGGCCAGTGTAAAGGTGGAGGCTGAAGCCAGCCGGCAGTGA